The proteins below come from a single Eremothecium sinecaudum strain ATCC 58844 chromosome II, complete sequence genomic window:
- the NOT5 gene encoding CCR4-NOT core subunit NOT5 (Syntenic homolog of Ashbya gossypii ADL364C; Syntenic homolog of Saccharomyces cerevisiae YPR072W (NOT5)) codes for MSQRKLLQEVDKVLKKVKEGLAEFDIIYDKFQVTESDNQSYREKLESDLKREIKKLQKHREQIKSWLSKDDVKERNSLLMENRRLIENGMERFKSVEKIMKTKKFSTEALSNPDLIKDPRELKKRDQFVFVEDCLEELQKQLESYEAQELADKVERHQFHITNLENILKMLQNDELEPDVVEEYQEDIRYYVDNNDDPDFIEYETIYEDMGCETQLEDTKEQPTPVKQKVKLERSPKKKNLSPAPPNIVNKARSSVSTAGSVTISSAPASQPSSGSPVSAGTKQVKKDTVPQIPDYLPPPKDLSKEIEENIEHDLNVKAAFANPLFKEELGYWLQAKRPLIQPYENMPEKMMKQLESSLLNCPDSLDADTPYLYQHPLSLPHPTSIFFPNEPIRFVASGLNSNGRVTKGIYGKTSMAQIMTKFDLDTLFFIFYHYQGTYDQYLASRELTIRGWIYNRVNRCWFYKEVEKLPPGMEQTEEVSWRYFDFQKSWLARRCGPDFVFRQEEFEQL; via the coding sequence ATGTCCCAAAGGAAGTTGTTGCAAGAGGTGGACAAAGTACTAAAAAAGGTCAAGGAAGGTTTGGCAGAGTTTGATATTATTTATGATAAGTTTCAAGTCACGGAAAGTGACAATCAATCTTATAGAGAGAAACTTGAGTCAGATTTGAAAAGAGAAATTAAAAAGTTACAGAAGCACAGAGAACAGATAAAATCGTGGTTAAGTAAAGATGATGTTAAAGAAAGGAATTCATTACTCATGGAGAATCGACGTTTAATTGAGAACGGAATGGAGAGGTTTAAGTCTGTGGAAAAGATAATGAAGACGAAAAAGTTTTCTACAGAGGCTCTAAGTAATCCTGATCTTATTAAAGATCCGCGTGAACTTAAAAAACGGGACCAGTTTGTGTTTGTTGAAGATTGTTTGGAAGAGTTGCAGAAACAGTTAGAGTCCTATGAGGCGCAAGAACTTGCTGATAAGGTTGAGAGGCACCAGTTCCACATTACAAATCTGGAgaatattttgaagatgcTTCAAAACGATGAATTGGAGCCAGATGTTGTTGAAGAGTACCAGGAAGATATCAGATATTATGTTGATAATAATGATGATCCAGATTTTATTGAATACGAGACAATTTATGAGGACATGGGATGCGAAACTCAACTGGAAGATACCAAGGAACAACCAACCCCTGTAAAGCAGAAGGTAAAGTTAGAGCGATCACcaaaaaagaaaaatttGTCTCCAGCTCCTCCAAATATAGTTAACAAGGCGAGATCTTCTGTTTCCACCGCAGGTAGCGTCACTATATCGAGTGCTCCAGCATCGCAACCTTCTTCTGGAAGTCCGGTGTCTGCAGGAACTAAACAAGTAAAAAAAGACACCGTTCCTCAGATACCAGATTATTTACCGCCACCAAAAGATTTGAGTAAGGAAATTGAGGAAAACATAGAGCATGATCTAAATGTTAAAGCAGCATTCGCAAATCCGCTATTCAAAGAAGAATTGGGATACTGGTTGCAAGCCAAACGTCCACTGATTCAACCTTATGAGAACATGCCTGAAAAAATGATGAAGCAGCTCGAATCCTCGTTACTGAATTGTCCGGATTCTTTAGACGCAGATACCCCCTACCTTTATCAGCATCCTCTCTCCTTACCACACCCCACTTCAATATTTTTCCCAAATGAGCCAATCAGATTTGTTGCTAGTGGGTTGAATAGTAATGGCAGAGTTACAAAAGGCATATACGGTAAAACATCTATGGCACAAATaatgaccaagtttgaTCTTGATACCttattttttatattttatcaTTATCAGGGAACTTATGATCAATATTTAGCTTCTAGAGAGTTGACCATTCGAGGATGGATATATAATAGGGTCAACCGCTGTTGGTTCTATAAAGAAGTTGAAAAATTACCACCTGGAATGGAACAAACTGAGGAAGTATCATGGCGGTATTTCGATTTTCAAAAAAGTTGGTTAGCGAGACGTTGTGGTCCAGATTTCGTTTTTCGCCAAGAGGAGTTTGAACAACTATAG
- the LTP1 gene encoding tyrosine protein phosphatase LTP1 (Syntenic homolog of Ashbya gossypii ADL365W; Syntenic homolog of Saccharomyces cerevisiae YPR073C (LTP1)), translated as MTKQLAVAFVCLGNICRSPMAEAVFKQKVKDFNLEDRFSEIDSFGTAGFHVGEEPDPRSSSTCRNNGVPVSHRGQQIKAHHFDMFDYIICMDDSNKRNLERMKPEGSKATIHLFGEWNTNGVFKKIVDDPYYGGDDGFEYNFNQIAYFSEEFLKKEL; from the coding sequence ATGACGAAGCAATTGGCAGTGGCATTTGTTTGTTTAGGCAACATATGTCGTTCACCAATGGCAGAAGCCGTCTTTAAACAGAAGGTTAAGGATTTTAATTTGGAAGATAGATTTAGTGAAATTGACTCATTTGGAACCGCAGGGTTCCATGTAGGCGAGGAACCTGATCCAAGAAGTTCCTCCACCTGTAGGAACAATGGAGTTCCAGTTTCTCATCGTGGGCAACAAATCAAAGCTCACCACTTTGACATGTTTGACTACATAATCTGCATGGATGATTCCAATAAGAGGAATTTGGAACGGATGAAACCAGAAGGTAGTAAAGCTACGATACACTTATTTGGTGAATGGAATACTAATGGCGTTTTCAAGAAAATTGTTGATGACCCATATTATGGAGGCGATGACGGTTTCGAATACAACTTTAACCAAATTGCGTACTTCTCTGAGGAGTTTCTTAAAAAGGAATTGTAA
- a CDS encoding transketolase family protein (Syntenic homolog of Ashbya gossypii ADL366W; Syntenic homolog of Saccharomyces cerevisiae YPR074C (TKL1) and YBR117C (TKL2)) yields the protein MKQLTDIDNLAVSTIRLLSVDQVSKANSGHPGAPLGMAPAAHVVWRQMRFNPKNPTWINRDRFVLSNGHSVALLYSLLHLFGFDLTIEDLKQFRQVGSKTPGHPEYELPGVEVTTGPLGQGVSNAVGLAIAQANIAATYNKPGFELSNNFTYVFLGDGCLQEGVASEACSLAGHLQLGNLVAIYDDNRITIDGNTNVSFDEDVVKRFEAYGWEVLFVNNGDEDLQGIADALEQAKKSKDKPTLIKMTTTIGFGSLAAGSHSVHGAPLKADDVKQLKTKLGFNPDESFVVPQEVYDYYNKNTIQPGQQYEREWEELFAKYAEAYPNEAAEFKRRLEGKLPENWESKLPVYKPTDSAVASRKLSEIVIESIYNELPELIGGSADLTPSNLTRWSKAVDFQPPASGLGEFSGRYIRFGVREHGMGAIINGISAYGANFKAFGATFLNFVSYAAGAVRLAALSGHPVIWVATHDSIGLGEDGPTHQPIETLAHLRALPNMHVWRPADGNEVSAAYRVALNSKHTPSVISLSRQNLPQLEGSSIEKASKGGYVLQEVENADITIVATGSEVGICVDAAKVLANKNIKSRIVSLPDFHTFDRQSEEYRASVFPDGIPILSVEVLSTLGWSKYAHQSFGIDRFGVSGKGPEVYKFFNFTPEGIAEKAEKTITFYKGKTVESPLKKAF from the coding sequence ATGAAGCAGTTAACAGACATTGATAACTTAGCAGTTTCTACCATCAGATTATTATCTGTTGATCAAGTTTCAAAAGCTAATTCTGGCCATCCAGGTGCCCCCCTTGGTATGGCTCCAGCTGCTCATGTTGTCTGGAGACAAATGAGGTTTAACCCAAAAAACCCAACGTGGATTAACCGTGATAGGTTTGTGCTTTCTAATGGTCATTCTGTTGCATTGTTGTATTCATTGTTGCATTTGTTTGGATTTGACTTAACAATTGAGGACTTGAAGCAGTTTAGACAGGTTGGATCTAAAACTCCAGGTCACCCAGAGTACGAGCTTCCTGGTGTTGAGGTTACTACGGGACCATTAGGCCAGGGGGTGTCTAATGCCGTTGGTTTAGCAATTGCTCAAGCTAACATTGCTGCTACTTACAATAAACCAGGATTTGAGTTGTCGAACAACTTTACATATGTTTTCTTGGGTGATGGTTGTTTGCAAGAAGGTGTTGCCTCTGAAGCCTGTTCATTGGCAGGCCACTTACAGTTGGGTAACTTGGTTGCCATTTACGATGACAACAGGATTACTATTGACGGTAACACTAATGTTTCCTTTGATGAGGATGTTGTAAAGAGATTTGAGGCATACGGATGGgaagttttgtttgttaACAACGGTGATGAAGACCTACAAGGTATTGCTGATGCGTTAGAACAAGCCAAGAAGTCTAAGGACAAACCAACTTTGATAAAGATGACCACTACTATTGGTTTTGGTTCCTTAGCTGCTGGTTCTCACTCAGTTCACGGAGCTCCATTGAAGGCTGACGATGTTAAGCAACTCAAAACTAAACTTGGATTCAACCCAGACGAGTCCTTCGTCGTCCCACAAGAAGTTTACGACTACTATAACAAGAACACTATCCAACCAGGACAACAATACGAGCGTGAATGGGAGGAATTATTTGCCAAGTATGCCGAGGCTTATCCTAACGAAGCTGCTGAGTTCAAGAGAAGACTTGAAGGCAAGCTCCCAGAGAACTGGGAGTCCAAGTTACCTGTCTATAAGCCAACTGACTCCGCTGTTGCTTCTAGAAAACTATCTGAAATTGTCATTGAATCGATCTACAATGAGCTTCCTGAATTGATTGGTGGGTCTGCTGATTTGACACCATCTAATTTGACAAGATGGAGTAAAGCTGTTGACTTCCAACCCCCAGCATCTGGCCTAGGTGAATtttctggtagatataTCAGATTTGGTGTCCGTGAACACGGTATGGGTGCAATTATCAATGGTATTTCTGCTTACGGTGCTAATTTCAAGGCTTTCGGTGCTACCTTCTTAAACTTTGTTTCCTATGCTGCCGGTGCGGTAAGATTAGCCGCATTGTCCGGACATCCTGTTATCTGGGTTGCAACACATGACTCCATTGGTTTAGGTGAAGATGGTCCTACCCATCAACCTATTGAGACTCTAGCGCACTTGAGAGCACTGCCAAACATGCATGTTTGGAGACCAGCTGATGGTAACGAAGTGTCTGCCGCATACAGGGTTGCTTTGAACTCTAAACACACACCATCTGTTATCTCTCTATCTAGACAAAACCTACCACAATTGGAAGGTTCTTCCATTGAAAAGGCATCAAAGGGTGGTTATGTTTTGCAAGAAGTCGAGAACGCCGACATCACAATTGTTGCCACTGGTTCTGAGGTCGGTATTTGCGTAGACGCTGCCAAGGTTTTGGCTAACAAGAACATTAAGTCAAGAATCGTTTCTCTACCAGATTTCCACACCTTCGACAGACAATCAGAAGAGTACCGTGCTTCTGTGTTCCCAGACGGTATTCCAATCTTATCTGTGGAAGTTTTGTCCACTCTTGGATGGTCTAAGTACGCACATCAATCATTTGGTATTGATAGGTTCGGTGTTTCTGGCAAGGGCCCTGAAGTTTACAAGTTCTTCAACTTTACACCAGAAGGTATTGCGGAGAAGGCCGAAAAGACTATCACCTTCTACAAGGGCAAGACTGTTGAATCCCCATTGAAGAAAGCCTTTTAA
- the OPY2 gene encoding Opy2p (Syntenic homolog of Ashbya gossypii ADL367W; Syntenic homolog of Saccharomyces cerevisiae YPR075C (OPY2)) yields MSFRETDCVQCPKTPPPCPTCAEDEYCIQTPLDCHSCPSRLCVKKNRTDKDSNKDKGANLGGIVGGVVAAVVVGVLLLLVLYYFKFWRHRKRGRSSSNISIDIDDEKILKQVIANGSHDGTYIENNNDIYQARNRSSAATVMTRASNVLPVAYIPGVTAVGKKTSRRRLFNNGDIRSHITLGSSILGGDDDDIDEGSEIASYIADRNSTADKPPALTTAIRGKAKLVQITEEDEDNRNAGAGKTGAGRSLPGDDSLIRTIYSPSISNPIELDIISDHIEIDSEENQKTDTKGSSDAASSNTDDEGSFILDVEVAEPIKR; encoded by the coding sequence ATGTCGTTCCGCGAGACAGATTGTGTACAGTGCCCCAAGACACCTCCTCCGTGTCCAACGTGTGCCGAGGATGAGTACTGTATCCAGACCCCGTTGGACTGTCATAGCTGTCCATCTAGATTATGTGTTAAGAAAAATCGGACGGACAAAGATTCAAATAAAGACAAGGGTGCAAATTTAGGAGGGATCGTTGGTGGAGTGGTGGCTGCAGTGGTGGTAGGAGTACTGCTGCTACTAGTTTTGTACTATTTCAAGTTCTGGAGACATAGAAAGCGAGGAAGGAGTTCAAGTAACATTAGCATagatattgatgatgaaaagATTTTAAAGCAGGTAATAGCAAACGGTTCCCATGACGGGACATATATTGAAAACAATAATGATATATACCAGGCAAGAAACAGAAGCAGCGCTGCCACGGTGATGACAAGGGCATCGAATGTGTTGCCGGTCGCTTATATACCTGGTGTAACAGCGGTGGGCAAAAAGACATCGCGCAGGCGACTGTTCAATAATGGTGATATACGTTCTCATATAACACTAGGCTCCTCAATATTGGGAGGAGATGACGATGATATCGACGAGGGCTCTGAAATCGCCAGCTACATAGCTGATCGGAATAGCACCGCCGATAAACCTCCCGCTCTTACAACAGCTATCAGAGGAAAAGCAAAGCTCGTTCAAATTACAGAAGAGGACGAAGATAACCGAAATGCTGGCGCAGGCAAAACTGGAGCTGGCCGCAGCCTGCCAGGCGACGATTCACTAATACGTACGATATATTCTCCATCGATATCGAACCCTATAGAACTTGACATTATCTCAGATCACATTGAAATTGATTCCGAAGAAAACCAAAAGACAGATACTAAAGGTTCTTCAGATGCTGCTAGCAGTAACACAGATGATGAAGGTTCTTTCATACTAGACGTTGAAGTTGCAGAACCAATTAAACGTTAG
- a CDS encoding HBL123Cp (Syntenic homolog of Ashbya gossypii ADL368W; Syntenic homolog of Ashbya gossypii NOHBY420 and Eremothecium cymbalariae Ecym_3452; No homolog in Saccharomyces cerevisiae), protein MSKSSILDGSIDLNLAFKSWSPIMENSGNTSDLFGDYRLNSDGVINTPESTSFAVDPSYPFALRNVKEAIDAMEINYDNLEGPDDAEFSELMKTNDEMMIRIDLLDKSTQKQINRVDNVLRTNEPRFFSRLFPKITTSVSKCFHEAANISRPLSVGCTAEVSSSFVAGQMRPSGRPKRLLKRMTSWLKSSNFISDLGVYSYIKTYNPPDKRQWRYSQPEDLNKVSHTQESRYYDLSNMSPRYNVQLNLLKPYVGCSNYHMSYAVPTPSRHVYEKLKEGVMRYHSLHQAKEKSVSPSNYRCALDDLAVGFDDEYDKKEVSLDSLEKLGIT, encoded by the coding sequence ATGAGTAAGTCAAGCATTCTTGATGGGTCTATTGACCTAAACCTGGCCTTTAAAAGCTGGAGTCCGATAATGGAAAATAGCGGAAATACTAGCGACCTGTTTGGTGATTATAGACTGAATAGCGATGGCGTGATAAATACACCTGAATCAACTTCGTTTGCAGTGGATCCCAGCTACCCATTTGCACTTCGAAATGTTAAAGAAGCAATAGATGCTATGGAAATAAACTACGATAACCTAGAGGGCCCAGATGATGCTGAGTTTTCTGAATTGATGAAAACAAATGATGAAATGATGATCCGCATTGATTTGCTGGATAAATCGACGCAGAAACAAATCAACCGAGTAGATAATGTACTCAGGACCAATGAACCACGCTTTTTCTCACGTCTATTTCCAAAAATTACTACCTCTGTGAGTAAGTGCTTTCATGAAGCCGCAAATATCAGCCGTCCCCTATCTGTGGGATGTACAGCGGAAGTCAGCTCTTCATTCGTTGCAGGTCAGATGAGACCCTCGGGTCGCCCCAAGAGGCTGCTTAAAAGAATGACGTCATGGCTCAAGAGTTCAAACTTCATAAGTGACCTAGGGGTCTACAGCTACATTAAAACATATAATCCCCCAGACAAGCGCCAATGGAGGTATTCTCAACCGGAAGATCTCAATAAGGTATCACATACGCAAGAAAGCAGGTATTATGATCTAAGTAACATGTCCCCAAGGTATAATGTACAATTGAACCTTCTTAAGCCTTACGTAGGTTGTTCCAACTACCATATGTCGTACGCTGTCCCTACCCCATCAAGACATGTATATGAGAAACTAAAAGAAGGGGTTATGAGGTATCATAGCCTGCATCAGGCAAAAGAGAAGAGCGTCTCGCCTTCCAATTATAGATGTGCCCTCGATGATTTAGCAGTAGGGTTTGATGACGAGTACGACAAGAAAGAAGTAAGTTTGGACAGCCTTGAAAAACTTGGGATCACATGA